Proteins found in one Pongo pygmaeus isolate AG05252 chromosome 8, NHGRI_mPonPyg2-v2.0_pri, whole genome shotgun sequence genomic segment:
- the LOC129006522 gene encoding nuclear nucleic acid-binding protein C1D-like: protein MAAEEINEDYPGEIHDYLSVFANSIDAVDEMLKNMMSVSKNELLQKLDPLEQAKVDLVSAYTLNSMFWVYLATQGVNPKEHPVKQELERIRVYMNRVKELTDKKNAGKLDRGAASRFVKNALWEPKPKNASKVAHKGKSKS, encoded by the coding sequence ATGGCAGCTGAAGAAATTAATGAGGACTATCCAGGAGAAATTCACGATTATTTGTCAGTATTTGCGAATTCCATTGATGCTGTGGATGAGATGCTGAAGAACATGATGTCTGTTTCTAAAAATGAGTTGTTGCAGAAGTTGGACCCACTTGAACAAGCAAAAGTGGATTTGGTTTCTGCATACACATTAAATTCAATGTTTTGGGTTTATTTGGCAACCCAAGGAGTGAACCCTAAGGAACATCCAGTAAAGCAGGAATTGGAAAGAATCAGAGTATATATGAACAGAGTCAAGGAATTAACAGACAAGAAAAACGCTGGCAAGCTGGACAGAGGTGCAGCTTCAAGATTTGTAAAAAATGCCCTCTGGGAACCAAAACCGAAAAATGCATCCAAAGTTGCCcataaaggaaaaagtaaaagttaA